The nucleotide sequence ttctgtacggtctattgaggcctgtcctgtgtctgcctattgtggctatttctgtatggtctattaaggcctgtctgcgtctatcattgtggctgtctgcgtctggcctatcgtggctatttatgtacggtctatcgaggcctgtctgcgtctgcctatcgtggctaatcatggtctatcgaggcctgtcttgcgtctgcctatcgtggctgtctgcgtctggcctattgtggctatttatgtacggtctatcgaggcctgtctgtgtggctatcatggctatttatgtacggtctatcgaggcctgtccgtgtctgcctatcgtggctgtctgcgtctggcctattgtggctatttccgttggtctatcgaggcctgtccgtgtctggctatcatggctatttttctgtatggtctatcaaggcctatctgtgtctggccatcatggctatttctgtacggtctatcgaggcctgtctgcgtctgcctattgtggctgtctgtgtctggcctatcgtggctatttctgttggtctatcgaggcctgtctgtgtctggctatcatggctatttttctgttcggtctatcgaggctgtctgtgttctgcctatcatggctattctgtttggtctatcgaggcctgtctgcgtctgcctatcgtggctgtctgcgtctggcctatcgtggctatttctgttggtctattgaggcctgtctgtgtctgcctaccgtggctgtctgcgtgaggcctatcgtggctatttatgttggtctatcggggcctgtctgtgtctgcctatcgtggctgtctgcgtctggcctatcgtggctatttatgtacggtctattggggcctgtctgtgtctgcctatcgtggctgtctgcgtctggcctatcgggctatttatgttcggccaattggggcctgtccgcgtttgcctatcgtgactgtctgcgtctggcctatcgtggctatttatgttcggcctatcggggcctgtccgtgtctgcctatcatggctatttctgttggtctatcgaggcctgtctgtgtctgcctatcgtggctatttctgttggtctatcgaggcctgtctgtgtcggcctatcgtggctatttctgttggtctatcgaggcctgtctgtgtctgcctatcgtggctatttctgttggtctatcgaggcctgtttgtgcctgcctatcgtggctgtctgtgtctgcctatcgtggctatttctgttggtctatcgaggcctgtttgtgctgcctatcgtggctgtctgtgtctgcctatcgtggctatttctgttggtctatcgaggcctgtccgtgcctgcctatcgtggctgtctgtgtctgcctattgtggctgtctgtgtctgcctatcattgctgtctgtgtctggcctattgcggctatttctgtaaaaaacttaagaagtttaatctaacgtcatttatactggtcatgctaactctctttctatttcttccaggaaccttaggattcacaactggtgggtatacttcatctacttttttggggggaaggctggccccgtctggaggtctcataatccacctaattttgggggtctgctgcgcccctgccttcgtcttcaggcaggaaatgctgattcgctaccctcggattacgaaccatggacggggccttccgccaaagaaatttataattgtgctcgctgaactgtcaataaatgtatgcttcgtacattcctctatctcccgagtctttctggtagaaatggaagctttagcctaagttctgccaggaagactcaatcacttcgtcattaattaccttcatcattatccaatcacgtctttatactcctgtataaaagatcgtacttacacatgtttgagttcgcagatgccaacgcgacaacaacctccaccctccccaccaccaccaggatggtcctgtccttaccttccaggggggtctgctgcgcccctgccttcgtcttcaggcaggaaatgctgattcgctaccctcggattacgaaccatggacggggccttccgccaaagaaatttataattgtgctcgctgagctgtcaataaatgtatgcttcgtacattcctctatctcccgagtctttctggtagaactaacttttaaaaacatgtcatattatgccAAAAAATGCTGGATTcctaccccccccccctccccccctttctagtttggtgagtctgcttgttaGCATCagacagagatgtataaagtactagagacccatacttgagtaaaagtacaagtgctctatcaaaaaa is from Carassius gibelio isolate Cgi1373 ecotype wild population from Czech Republic chromosome B22, carGib1.2-hapl.c, whole genome shotgun sequence and encodes:
- the LOC127987580 gene encoding uncharacterized protein LOC127987580: MAIFLYGLSRPVPCLPIVAICVWPIVAISVRSIEAYLCLAIMAISVRPIEACPCLPIVAVCVWPIVAISVRPIKACLRLSLWLSASGLSWLFMYGLSRPVCVCLSWLIMVYRGLSCVCLSWLSASGLLWLFMYGLSRPVCVAIMAIYVRSIEACPCLPIVAVCVWPIVAISVGLSRPVRVWLSWLFFCMVYQGLSVSGHHGYFCTVYRGLSASAYCGCLCLAYRGYFCWSIEACLCLAIMAIFLFGLSRLSVFCLSWLFCLVYRGLSASAYRGCLRLAYRGYFCWSIEACLCLPTVAVCVRPIVAIYVGLSGPVCVCLSWLSASGLSWLFMYGLLGPVCVCLSWLSASGLSGYLCSANWGLSAFAYRDCLRLAYRGYLCSAYRGLSVSAYHGYFCWSIEACLCLPIVAISVGLSRPVCVGLSWLFLLVYRGLSVSAYRGYFCWSIEACLCLPIVAVCVCLSWLFLLVYRGLFVLPIVAVCVCLSWLFLLVYRGLSVPAYRGCLCLPIVAVCVCLSLLSVSGLLRLFL